The following DNA comes from Halalkaliarchaeum sp. AArc-CO.
GCTCGCGGCCGACGGCCGGTTCGACGGCCACCTGGTGCAGGGCCACGTCGACACGGTGACGACGGTGACGGGGATCGAACGCGTCGGGGAGGACTGGACCTTCTCGTTTGCCGTCCCCCCCGAGTTCGACCAGTACGTCGTTCACAAGGGGTCGGTCGCGCTGGACGGCATCTCGCTGACGGTCGCCGAGCGCCGCGAGGACGAAATGGACGTCGCCATCATCCCGACGACCTACGAGCTCACGACGCTGTCCGACAAGGAGGTCGGCGACCCCGTCCACCTGGAGGTCGACGTCGTCGCGAAGTACGTCGAATCGATCGCACAGGGCTACCTGGAGTAAGACCCCGCGGTTGTTACGACCGGTCGAACTCGATGACTGATAGCTCCTCGTCCAGGAGGACCGACAGCTCCTCCCCGTCGACAGTCACGGTGACCGCGACCCGCACCGGGTCGTCGTCCACGATGGATTCGACGGACTCGACCGACTCGGGTCGCTTCCAGAGCGCGATCTCCCGGTAATCGTATCCCGCCTCGTACAGCAGGGAGACGACAGCCGGGTGATCGAGGAGGAGCGAAACCGCCGAGGTGTGCGAGACGAGTCCACACTCCCGACATTCGTGGACGACCTTGACGCGACCGTCGGGCGGGTCGTCGCCCTCCAGTTGTGCTCGGGCCACTCGTGCGTCGATCGGACCGTTGCAGAGCGGACAGAACCCGCGAATCGTCTTCTGGATCTCCGAAAGTGTGTACTGCTGGAGCGCGTCGGGGTTCGATTCGACGTCGTGTGCCCCGACGAGGATCGGCGGCGCGTGCATGACGACCCGGACGTCGCAGTCGTCACACGCGACGGTCACGTGACCGTCGTCGTAGCTCGCTTCGAGGGTTCCCTCACAGCTCTGTTTGGCGCACTCGCCCACTGGATTCGGGTCGAGTTCGGTGTCGGGTTCCGTGTAGACGCCCGAAACGACGGCGCCGATGATCTGGGCGCCGGCGTGCGTCAGCGCGTAGCCGTCCTCGCGATGCTGGACGAACCGTGGGACGAGCTCCGAGAGGTGGTAGTTGAACCGCCCGGAATCCCGGACGCCGACACGCTCCCTGAGGTCCGAAAACGGGACCGGGTCGCGCTCGGGACCGTCGATCTCCTCGGGCGATTCGGTGTGGATGTCCCACAGCGCCTGCAGGATCTCGAACCTGGTGTCGTTGGCGACGACGCCGAACACGTCGTCGAGATCCGGGACCGGTCTCGCGTCGGTCATACGCGATACTGTGGTGGATAGATATAATCATCCTGTCGGCGGGATCGACGGGATCTGGGGCGGTGTCGGGGCGCGAACCGATCGTCCCGGGCAGCCGACGTTTCGAAGCCCTTAACCCGGTTCTCGAAGTAGCACCGGTAACTCGCTGGCCGACGGGCGACCAGTGGGCACCCGAACCGCCGACGCTCCGGCTCGCGCCGGGGCAGCCGGCGACGGGACGAAATGTGGCCCGGGGCGGAGCCGATCGGTTCCGCCGCCGCGGCTGAATCGCAAGCGCCCGTGGTGAACACCCATGGCACGAAGCTTCTACTCGCACATCAAGGAAGCCTGGCGGGATCCCAGCGACGGGAAACTCGCCGAGCTGCAGTGGCAACGAAAACAGGACTGGCGCGAACAGGGCGCGATCGAGCGGATCGACCGCCCCACGCGGCTGGACAAGGCGCGCGAACTCGGCTACAAGGCCAAACAGGGCATCGTGGTCGTCCGCGTCGCGGTCCGGAAAGGCGGCGCACGAAAGCAGCGCTTCACGGCCGGCCGCCGGTCGAAACGGCAGGGCGTCAACCGCATCTCGCGGCGCAAGTCGATCCAGCGCATCGCCGAGGAGCGCGCCAGCCGGAAGTACCCCAACCTCCGAACGCTGGCCTCCTACTGGGTGGGCGAGGACGGCACCCAGAAGTGGCACGAGGTCATCATGGTCGACCCGAACCACCCCGCGATCGAGAACGACGACGAGCTCAACTGGATCTGCGACGACTCCCAGAAGGGTCGGGCGTTCCGCGGGCTGACCAACGCCGGCAAGTCCAACCGCGGGCTCAACCGCCGCGGCAAAGGCGCCGAGAAGGTCCGCCCGAGCACGACGAAAAACGAGCGCAAAGGCAACTAACACAGCCCATTTTTCAGGGGGCACGGCCCCGCTCTGAAAGGAGTTCGCCAGCGACTGCGAGGGAAGGTCCCACCCGGCCGGTCGGACCGGCCAGCCGTCGCTCAGTTGCACACTGACGGCGACCGGAAGGGGACATATTAACCGTCCACGGGATCCAATTACGGGTAATGACGGGAACTCTGGATCTGGTTTGTGAACCCGACTGTGTCGATCGTACAGAATCGAACGCTCCGCCGCGGGGGGATCGTCGATGAAACCGGGGCGCGTCGACTTCTTCGTCG
Coding sequences within:
- a CDS encoding helix-turn-helix domain-containing protein; this encodes MTDARPVPDLDDVFGVVANDTRFEILQALWDIHTESPEEIDGPERDPVPFSDLRERVGVRDSGRFNYHLSELVPRFVQHREDGYALTHAGAQIIGAVVSGVYTEPDTELDPNPVGECAKQSCEGTLEASYDDGHVTVACDDCDVRVVMHAPPILVGAHDVESNPDALQQYTLSEIQKTIRGFCPLCNGPIDARVARAQLEGDDPPDGRVKVVHECRECGLVSHTSAVSLLLDHPAVVSLLYEAGYDYREIALWKRPESVESVESIVDDDPVRVAVTVTVDGEELSVLLDEELSVIEFDRS
- a CDS encoding 50S ribosomal protein L15e; translated protein: MARSFYSHIKEAWRDPSDGKLAELQWQRKQDWREQGAIERIDRPTRLDKARELGYKAKQGIVVVRVAVRKGGARKQRFTAGRRSKRQGVNRISRRKSIQRIAEERASRKYPNLRTLASYWVGEDGTQKWHEVIMVDPNHPAIENDDELNWICDDSQKGRAFRGLTNAGKSNRGLNRRGKGAEKVRPSTTKNERKGN
- a CDS encoding riboflavin synthase, with protein sequence MFTGIVERSGEIVGVERTEDGRRLAIAAPGIEDVHHGQSIAISGVCLTVERHGKEVEIVEARPELGDAPGADDPEAGSVFEVFLASETVDKTYLGELGVGDRVNLERALAADGRFDGHLVQGHVDTVTTVTGIERVGEDWTFSFAVPPEFDQYVVHKGSVALDGISLTVAERREDEMDVAIIPTTYELTTLSDKEVGDPVHLEVDVVAKYVESIAQGYLE